CAAAAGAGGACTATCATCAGATTCAGCGTTATCTTCAATCATTAGATAAAAAGCTTGGTTTGTTGGTGAATTTCTATACTCATTACCTGTCACCTAAACGAATCGTTCGCATTGAAACTGACGTTAGGAAAAAGTTTTTATGATACTAATAATATAATGCTAATCCCGAGTACTCGGGACTAATGATACTAATAAAGAAATCTATATTAAGAAGCAGAGTAAAAATATTCGTATAATTAGTATAAATTAGTATATTAGCATTATACACAATTCGTATATTAGCGTTTTATTAATCATAAGAATAATGCATAAAATTTGTCAATTTCTATTTCTCGGATTAGCTATAGGTGGTTCAGGGCATGTAAGCAATTCCCAGGTCAAAGTAAATACTAACGGGGAAAGTTATGACAGGGACAATAGAATTGCCCGGATGCTAACCCCCAACGTTCAATTTCAAAATCCAACACCTGCCCGCCCGCCTGTCTGGCGGACAGGCCAAAGGCCTATGGCAGGCGGGTCCGGCATATCGTTACAAAAAAAACTGCTTGATTATATCAAAGCCACCTATCCTGAAGAATCTTATGGTGAGTTTGAATTGAAAAATATGATCACAAGCCCTGCTGGTTTTCATTATCTTTTTCAGCAAACATATATGGGATTCCCTGTTTATGAGGCAAGTACTAAAATAAATCTGGCCAAAGTCCCGCCAGTTGGCGGGGCAGAGTACATAACATTAAGAATTACATCGGTTTTTGATAATACGTTTCTGCTGGACTCATTAGCAGTGATCCCAGAAGATGCAGATACTAATATTGCCGGTAAATATTTACAAGAACATTTTAAAGATGTATTAATTGAGAACACACATGGCATTTCTTTAAAAGATGGCATGTCTTACAGTTCTAACATACAATTCACTTCTGTGGAAATATTATATGCAGATGGAAATTATTTGAAAAAGGGAATACTTTTACGATATGGTTCTTTAAACACATCAACCGGTTCGTTTGAAATATTGTTTGATAAAGGGGGGATGATCATTCATGAAAAAGATTTAAATACGTATGCGCATGGCGTTCAGCGCTCTGTGCTCCCGAGTAACCCGGGACGCTATGTACAAGACACAACTGAAAAAGATTCTCTCGTAAACGCCTGCATCTTCAACCCCGATCCGCTTACAACTGCAAACGTAACTTATGGTTCACCTTATGTTGATTCAAATGATGTTGATATTGTTGAACTAAATGCAGAAAGGGATTCTGTTATGATGACTGTAAAATTTAAAAATGATACATTTTTTCTTGAAAGCCCATATTGTGTTGTTGGTGAATATGATCCACCCGCCAATTCTGTTTGTTTTGATACCACCGCTGATCTTTGCTATACACGAAGTGATGTTTGTTTTGAGCAGGTAAATATATTTTACCATATCAATAATTACCAGGATTATTTGCAAAGTTTAGGTTTTGACAGCCTTGTAAATTATCAAATAAAAGTAGATGCCAATGGAATGAGCGGGGCGGATAACTCCATGTTTTCTTCCTTTTCAAATTTGCTTTCCTTCGGTGAAGGCGGGGTGGATGACGGAGAAGATGCTGATGTGATCATTCACGAATATGGACATGCCATCTCTTACAGCGCAGCGCCTAATACTAATACAGGGACGCAACGTAAAACTTTGGATGAAGCCAATGCTGATTATTTGGCTGCTTCCCTGTCCCGTTCGATTGATACATCCGGTTGGCAAAAAGTGTTCAATTGGGACGGACATAACGGGTTTTGGTCTGGCAGGTGGGTTATAAGTAACAAACATTATCCGGAAGATTGGGTTGGCGGTATTAACCAGGATGCTGATATTTGGAGCGCTACTTTAATGCAGATCTGGGAAGACATTGGCAGAACTGATGCTGACCGGATCCTTTTGCAATCTTTATACAGCTATGCTCCAAATTTAACGTTTACACAGGCAGCTTATTTGTTTTTACAGGCAGACAGCTTGTTATATAATGGAGCAAATTATTTTGTGATCTATAGACGTTTTAGAGATAGAGGAATCCTTCCACTGCTGCCTTACAGCGCTGTGCTAATAGATAAAGTTGATCCGGTTTGTTATGATTCCTGTGATGGACAGGCAGCGGTAATTGTTTTAGGTGGCGTACCGCCTTATACTTATCAGTGGGACGATAGCACTGCACAAGATTCATCTACTGCTATTGGACTATGTGCCGGAACTTACGTTGTTACTTTTGTTGACTCATTAGGAGATACAGCTTCTGTAACAATAGCGCTTAATGAACCAACTGCCTTCTCTGTATCCCTTTTTTCTACACCTGACTCCTGTACAGGCTGTAGCAATGGTACTGCTGCAGCGATTGTGAGTGGTGGTTCGGGAAATTTTATTTACCAATGGAATGATCCCGATTCTCAGGCTACTGCCACAGCTACCGGACTGACTGCGGGGATTTACATTGTAACCATTACCGATACATTTTGCGGTAATACTTCCGTTGATACTGTAACAGTAGGCTCACTGATTGCTGTTAGCAAGTTAACGGATAATAGCGCTAACAATGTAGAGGTATTTCCCAATCCGTCTACCGGCATCGTTACAGTTCAGGTTGGGCGCTCCGAAAACCTGAGAGAAATACATTCAATCAAACTCTATAATATAATGGGGGAATATGTAGCTCGGATTGGTAATCCGAGTGGCAAAGGGGCAGATGGCAGATGGAGCATGGATATTTCGGATTTTACGAATGGGATTTATTTTATGAAAATTCAGACTGTTGAAAAGGTTGTTACGAAGAAAATTGTGCTGGTAAAGTAATTTATGGGCATCTCTAAAAACTACACCATACATTCCCCTCTATCAAGAGGGGCAAGGGGTGTGTTTTAAAAAATATGTAGTTTTTAGAGATGCCCTTATACAAAATAACATCCATAATTATTTAATTCTATTGACAAAACTCCTTTATTGAATCATAAGCATCTGAATATCCTAATTCACCCGCTTTATTCAAGTCCAAACAACCGCCATTTTTATCATTTAACA
The sequence above is a segment of the Cytophagales bacterium genome. Coding sequences within it:
- a CDS encoding GxxExxY protein — encoded protein: MIEKLLIELKIPYIREYVFNDSGNRVDFLIDNKIILEVKAERMITKEDYHQIQRYLQSLDKKLGLLVNFYTHYLSPKRIVRIETDVRKKFL
- a CDS encoding T9SS type A sorting domain-containing protein: MHKICQFLFLGLAIGGSGHVSNSQVKVNTNGESYDRDNRIARMLTPNVQFQNPTPARPPVWRTGQRPMAGGSGISLQKKLLDYIKATYPEESYGEFELKNMITSPAGFHYLFQQTYMGFPVYEASTKINLAKVPPVGGAEYITLRITSVFDNTFLLDSLAVIPEDADTNIAGKYLQEHFKDVLIENTHGISLKDGMSYSSNIQFTSVEILYADGNYLKKGILLRYGSLNTSTGSFEILFDKGGMIIHEKDLNTYAHGVQRSVLPSNPGRYVQDTTEKDSLVNACIFNPDPLTTANVTYGSPYVDSNDVDIVELNAERDSVMMTVKFKNDTFFLESPYCVVGEYDPPANSVCFDTTADLCYTRSDVCFEQVNIFYHINNYQDYLQSLGFDSLVNYQIKVDANGMSGADNSMFSSFSNLLSFGEGGVDDGEDADVIIHEYGHAISYSAAPNTNTGTQRKTLDEANADYLAASLSRSIDTSGWQKVFNWDGHNGFWSGRWVISNKHYPEDWVGGINQDADIWSATLMQIWEDIGRTDADRILLQSLYSYAPNLTFTQAAYLFLQADSLLYNGANYFVIYRRFRDRGILPLLPYSAVLIDKVDPVCYDSCDGQAAVIVLGGVPPYTYQWDDSTAQDSSTAIGLCAGTYVVTFVDSLGDTASVTIALNEPTAFSVSLFSTPDSCTGCSNGTAAAIVSGGSGNFIYQWNDPDSQATATATGLTAGIYIVTITDTFCGNTSVDTVTVGSLIAVSKLTDNSANNVEVFPNPSTGIVTVQVGRSENLREIHSIKLYNIMGEYVARIGNPSGKGADGRWSMDISDFTNGIYFMKIQTVEKVVTKKIVLVK